A region of Ochotona princeps isolate mOchPri1 chromosome 2, mOchPri1.hap1, whole genome shotgun sequence DNA encodes the following proteins:
- the LSM10 gene encoding U7 snRNA-associated Sm-like protein LSm10, with product MALSHSVKERTISENSLIILLQGLQGRVTTVDLRDESVAHGRIDNVDAFMNIRLAKVTYTDRWGHQVQLDDLFVTGRNVRYVHIPDDVNITATIEQQLQLIHRVRNFGSMGKGRREFPSKRHK from the coding sequence ATGGCACTGAGCCACTCGGTGAAGGAGCGGACCATATCTGAGAACAGTCTCATCATCCTGTTGCAAGGCCTCCAGGGCCGGGTGACCACGGTGGACCTGCGGGACGAGAGCGTGGCCCATGGACGCATAGACAACGTGGATGCTTTCATGAACATCCGCCTGGCCAAAGTCACCTACACGGACCGGTGGGGTCATCAGGTGCAGTTGGATGACCTGTTCGTGACAGGCCGGAACGTGCGCTACGTGCACATCCCGGATGACGTGAACATCACCGCCACCAtcgagcagcagctgcagctcatCCACCGGGTTCGCAACTTCGGCAGCATGGGCAAGGGCCGCCGGGAGTTTCCCTCCAAACGTCACAAGTGA